One Dioscorea cayenensis subsp. rotundata cultivar TDr96_F1 chromosome 15, TDr96_F1_v2_PseudoChromosome.rev07_lg8_w22 25.fasta, whole genome shotgun sequence genomic region harbors:
- the LOC120277787 gene encoding cytochrome P450 CYP82D47-like yields the protein MEYSLFEFCSIVALITFAYLCHQCIGKLMKNKTNDPPEATGALPVIGHLHLFRGPKPLYQVLSDMADKYGPAFIVRFGSCRTLILSNWEAVKDCFTTNDKVVAARPVNAATEHLGHNYAMFGFAPYGNYWRAVRKITLTELLSPARLEMLKHVPAAEVNTCMKELFTMCTSDSHIVARVDMKKWFGNLNYNIVVQMIASKRYFGSGSVSEEAWRFRDAATQFFHLILSFVPSDMFPFLGWMDIGGYIKAMKKASKEMDDEMDRLVEEHRKRRACRDDCDHDQHNHSPDFMDLMISSLEGKQLEGFDWKTVIKTTSLTMILGGTDTTSTSLTKVLINLLNHKEVLKKVQLELDEQVGKGRVVNELDTKNLVYLQAVIKESFRMTPPDPFLIRRATQEDCILAGYHVPKGTQVLVNAWKVHNDPQVWPEPEKFQPERFLSSYKDIDVKGQHHELIPFGTGRRVCPGVTMALQIMYLTLARLIQGFELRTLNDFPVEMEDGLVSLASDSAPFMVELIPRLTPELY from the exons ATGGAGTACTCCCTCTTTGAGTTCTGCTCCATTGTTGCCCTCATAACTTTTGCTTACCTTTGCCATCAATGCATAGGAAAGCTCATGAAGAACAAGACCAATGACCCACCTGAAGCCACCGGAGCCTTGCCGGTGATCGGTCACCTTCACTTGTTCCGTGGACCTAAACCACTCTACCAAGTCCTAAGCGACATGGCCGACAAATACGGTCCGGCTTTCATTGTCCGTTTCGGCTCTTGCCGCACTTTGATACTAAGCAATTGGGAGGCCGTCAAGGATTGCTTCACCACAAATGATAAAGTTGTCGCTGCCCGGCCGGTGAATGCCGCCACCGAACACCTCGGCCATAACTACGCCATGTTTGGCTTTGCGCCATACGGCAACTACTGGCGTGCTGTGAGGAAGATCACTTTGACTGAGCTTCTTTCTCCTGCCAGGCTTGAAATGCTTAAACATGTCCCAGCTGCTGAAGTGAACACTTGCATGAAAGAACTTTTCACAATGTGCACAAGTGACAGTCATATTGTTGCTAGGGTTGACATGAAGAAGTGGTTTGGGAACTTGAATTATAATATAGTGGTTCAGATGATAGCTAGTAAGAGATACTTTGGGTCTGGGAGTGTGTCTGAAGAGGCATGGAGGTTTAGGGATGCAGCCACTCAGTTCTTTCATctaattctatcttttgtgcCTTCtgatatgtttccttttcttggGTGGATGGATATTGGAGGGTATATTAAAGCCATGAAGAAGGCTTCCAAGGAGATGGATGATGAGATGGATAGATTGGTGGAGGAGCATAGGAAGAGAAGGGCTTGTAGGGATGATTGTGATCATGATCAGCATAACCATAGTCCTGACTTCATGGACTTGATGATTTCATCCTTGGAAGGCAAACAGCTTGAAGGGTTTGATTGGAAGACTGTTATCAAGACAACCTCATTG ACCATGATACTTGGAGGCACTGACACAACAAGCACATCCCTAACCAAAGTGTTGATAAATCTACTAAACCATAAAGAGGTGTTAAAAAAGGTCCAATTAGAGCTGGATGAGCAGGTTGGCAAAGGCCGAGTAGTGAACGAGTTAGACACAAAAAACTTGGTCTATTTACAAGCGGTCATCAAAGAGTCATTCAGAATGACTCCTCCGGACCCATTTCTGATTAGACGAGCCACACAAGAGGATTGCATTCTGGCAGGGTATCATGTTCCCAAAGGGACACAGGTTTTAGTAAATGCATGGAAGGTGCATAATGATCCTCAAGTGTGGCCGGAGCCGGAGAAGTTTCAGCCGGAGAGGTTCTTATCTAGTTATAAAGATATCGATGTGAAGGGCCAACATCATGAGCTTATTCCATTTGGGACAGGGCGAAGAGTTTGTCCTGGAGTTACCATGGCTTTGCAAATCATGTACTTGACACTTGCTCGGCTTATTCAAGGTTTTGAGCTTAGAACACTAAATGATTTTCCGGTGGAGATGGAAGATGGTTTGGTCTCTTTGGCCTCGGACTCGGCTCCTTTTATGGTTGAGCTCATTCCTCGTCTTACACCAGAGCTTTATTAA